Proteins encoded together in one Acipenser ruthenus chromosome 22, fAciRut3.2 maternal haplotype, whole genome shotgun sequence window:
- the LOC117431398 gene encoding spermatogenesis-associated protein 24-like, translated as MLGDEVQANNLVYNQLQDLIQTQQRVLVTIRETMITKERELMPKEQYEEVVNDLENERLQHAKTQALLNQESEKLQFALGEIDILTNQMQREKKSFEKVLASIKNKALKESTKNDKLKSKCNEMEFTVQKHEDILIEKENQIKQLHIQLAKHKTTLKLQLTDVEIQRKQEAYIAEALQKKQRTAGHWTSGSSSYDTAV; from the exons ATGCTGGGGGATGAGGTCCAAGCTAATAATCTGGTGTACAATCAATTACAGGATTTAATTCAGACCCAACAACGTGTTCTAGTCACAATCAGGGAGACG ATGATCACCAAAGAACGGGAATTGATGCCAAAAGAACAATATGAAGAGGTTGTAAATGACCTTGAG AATGAGAGACTCCAGCATGCTAAAACTCAAGCACTCCTCAACCAGGAATCTGAAAAGCTGCAGTTTGCCCTTGGAGAAATAGACATCCTCACAAACCAGATGCAAAGAGAAAAGAAGTCTTTTGAAAAAGT GCTTGCCagtattaaaaataaagcattgaaGGAATctacaaaaaatgacaaactgaaaAGCAAATGCAACG AAATGGAGTTCACAGTTCAAAAGCATGAGGATATTTTAATTGAGAAAGAGAACCAAATCAAGCAGCTTCACATCCAACTCGCAAAGCACAAAACAACCTTGAA ACTCCAGCTGACTGATGTTGAGATCCAGAGGAAGCAGGAAGCTTACATTGCAGAAGCGCTTCAGAAGAAGCAGAGAACAGCAGGGCACTGGACCAGCGGCTCCTCTTCATATGACACGGCTGTATAA